Proteins co-encoded in one Alphaproteobacteria bacterium PA2 genomic window:
- a CDS encoding 2Fe-2S ferredoxin, giving the protein MPDGETKIVNPPGADTRFGRGFLYDIWYFAALSRDLKPGKLQRYEFLGEPVLLGRDRKGKVYGVKDICPHRAAPLSAGRLTEEPDGRSSVECPYHGWRFGTDGACAAIPSLVDDQDLDIARIRIRRYPTAESQGMVFIWISADPRFDGEPPEPPPVFEGAEGAPKFIDRMDFDAHMDHAVVGLMDPTHAPYVHGQWWSRKAKGQHDKAKAFAPSERGFCMTRHPPSKSNRLYRLLGGDPQTEITFALPGQRWEHVIVGKYQVLALTCLTPVHDRKTRITQIVWTDHWVASLLAPWFRRMIRVFLHQDGDMVNLQNEGLKYDPSLLWIDDADKQAKWYQQLKREWAASREARRPFKNPVEAVTLRWRS; this is encoded by the coding sequence ATGCCTGATGGTGAAACCAAGATCGTCAATCCGCCCGGCGCCGACACCCGGTTCGGCCGCGGCTTCCTGTATGACATCTGGTACTTCGCCGCCCTGTCCCGGGACCTGAAACCCGGCAAGCTCCAGCGCTACGAATTCCTGGGCGAGCCTGTCCTGCTGGGCCGGGACCGCAAGGGCAAGGTCTATGGGGTCAAGGATATCTGTCCCCACCGCGCCGCGCCCCTGTCGGCTGGACGGCTGACGGAAGAGCCCGACGGTCGCTCGTCCGTGGAATGTCCCTATCATGGCTGGCGGTTCGGCACCGACGGCGCCTGCGCAGCCATTCCCTCCCTGGTGGACGATCAGGATCTGGACATTGCCCGGATCCGCATCCGCCGCTACCCGACGGCCGAGAGCCAGGGGATGGTCTTCATCTGGATCAGCGCCGATCCCCGCTTTGATGGCGAGCCGCCCGAACCCCCGCCCGTGTTCGAGGGCGCGGAAGGCGCGCCAAAATTCATCGACCGCATGGATTTCGACGCCCATATGGATCACGCCGTCGTCGGCCTGATGGACCCGACCCATGCGCCCTATGTCCATGGCCAGTGGTGGTCGCGGAAGGCCAAGGGCCAGCATGATAAGGCCAAGGCCTTCGCGCCTTCTGAGCGGGGCTTCTGCATGACCCGCCATCCGCCCTCAAAGAGCAACCGGCTCTATCGCCTGCTGGGCGGCGATCCACAGACCGAGATCACCTTCGCCCTGCCTGGCCAGAGGTGGGAGCATGTAATTGTCGGCAAGTACCAGGTCCTGGCCCTGACCTGCCTGACCCCTGTCCATGACCGCAAGACCCGCATCACCCAGATCGTCTGGACCGATCACTGGGTGGCCAGCCTGCTGGCGCCCTGGTTCAGGCGGATGATCCGTGTCTTCCTGCATCAGGACGGCGACATGGTGAACCTGCAGAACGAGGGCCTGAAATACGACCCGTCCCTTCTGTGGATCGACGATGCAGACAAACAGGCCAAGTGGTACCAGCAGCTGAAACGGGAATGGGCGGCAAGCCGGGAGGCCAGGCGGCCCTTCAAAAATCCCGTTGAGGCCGTGACCCTGCGCTGGCGCAGCTGA
- a CDS encoding haloacid dehalogenase, which produces MTDLPIIFDFDGVIADSEIPSSLAVAQALTETGMPTSLEDVLEHYLGRNQQDSRATIHRLWGRAPDPNLDQRIRAIMASGAVGPVASVPGVSEFLASLGGRTRAIASSSSPQWIMEHLDQLGLRSHFEDDRIFSAAIHVARGKPHPDIYLHAAKSLGVSPDRVIVIEDSPTGVAAASAAGARVIGLCAGGHIRPGHDAALRAAGAHEIAWSYAEVAQLAG; this is translated from the coding sequence CTGACCGACTTGCCGATCATTTTCGACTTTGACGGCGTCATCGCCGACTCCGAAATCCCCTCAAGCCTCGCCGTGGCCCAGGCCCTGACCGAGACCGGCATGCCCACCAGCCTCGAAGACGTGCTCGAGCACTATCTGGGGCGAAACCAGCAGGACAGCCGCGCGACCATACACAGGCTCTGGGGTCGGGCGCCTGACCCGAATCTTGACCAGCGCATCAGGGCCATCATGGCGTCAGGCGCGGTGGGACCAGTTGCGTCGGTTCCCGGGGTGTCTGAATTCCTGGCCAGCCTGGGCGGCCGGACCCGCGCCATCGCCTCTTCCAGCAGTCCGCAATGGATCATGGAGCATCTGGACCAGCTGGGCCTGCGCAGCCACTTTGAGGATGACAGGATCTTCAGCGCCGCCATCCATGTGGCCCGGGGCAAGCCTCACCCGGACATCTACCTCCATGCGGCGAAGAGCCTCGGCGTCAGCCCCGACCGGGTGATCGTGATCGAGGACTCCCCCACCGGGGTCGCCGCAGCCTCTGCGGCTGGCGCACGGGTGATCGGCCTCTGCGCCGGCGGCCATATCCGGCCAGGTCATGACGCGGCCCTGAGGGCGGCCGGCGCCCATGAGATCGCATGGTCCTATGCAGAGGTCGCGCAGCTGGCAGGTTGA
- a CDS encoding short-chain dehydrogenase, with protein MTVRATYAAAVFGAGGIGRALTERLIANPRISRVWSISRRPPQFHDAKLATRQIDPADEASLSGLADELKDSGDTLRLAIVTNGVLQDAVTTPEKSWRALDPVALAHSFAVNTIGPALIAKHILPLLPRQERSVFAALSARVGSISDNRLGGWYGYRASKAALNQIIHTLAIELARSHPMALCVALHPGTVETALSAPFSGGEGARMSPQASAEALLNVLAGLEVKDSGGFFAWDGQQIPY; from the coding sequence ATGACAGTCCGGGCGACCTACGCCGCCGCCGTATTCGGCGCAGGCGGCATCGGACGGGCCTTGACCGAGCGCCTGATCGCCAATCCCAGAATTTCCAGGGTGTGGTCCATATCCCGGCGTCCACCGCAATTTCATGATGCCAAGCTGGCCACCCGCCAGATCGATCCAGCCGACGAAGCCTCGCTTTCAGGCCTTGCAGACGAGCTGAAAGACAGTGGAGACACCCTCCGTCTGGCGATTGTGACGAACGGGGTCCTGCAGGATGCCGTCACCACGCCCGAGAAATCCTGGCGGGCCCTGGATCCGGTGGCCCTGGCGCACAGTTTCGCCGTCAATACGATTGGGCCTGCCCTGATCGCCAAGCACATCCTGCCACTTCTCCCGCGCCAGGAGCGCAGCGTCTTCGCCGCTCTCTCCGCCCGGGTCGGCAGCATTTCAGACAATCGACTGGGCGGCTGGTACGGATATCGGGCGTCAAAGGCCGCCCTCAACCAGATCATTCACACCCTGGCCATCGAACTGGCCCGCAGCCATCCCATGGCCCTGTGTGTCGCGCTCCATCCAGGAACAGTGGAGACGGCGCTTTCAGCCCCCTTTTCGGGTGGTGAAGGCGCAAGGATGTCGCCCCAGGCCTCCGCTGAAGCCCTGCTGAATGTGCTGGCAGGGCTCGAGGTCAAGGACTCCGGCGGTTTCTTCGCCTGGGATGGCCAGCAAATCCCCTACTAG
- a CDS encoding cobalamin-binding protein, producing MVAWKTVVTEEPALGYTGECHGQIPNPDWKCRLILGFLGSLSRTKQIVPGGADPAIVVAGSHGQLSIASVERDTGIPKETLRVWERRYGFPAPVRDAQDDRVYSAEDLEKLRLIRRLIAVGHRPGKILNLDLQELVVLSTDSAGTESEEVQHALGLLVDNDVDRFEAWLATALGRDGLKSFVLTTAPGLTVAVGEAWARGKLQIHHEHVFSEIMTRLLRTAIAATPRKARAPRVLLTTFPLEPHTIGLLMAEAMFAISGCACISLGPQTPVPDIALAAGAHRADIVALSFSKTLAANRVTQGLIELRGMLPQTVAIWAGGASESLGRVKSADILILRDLEKIPEAVSAWRAALQSA from the coding sequence ATGGTGGCTTGGAAAACTGTTGTCACGGAAGAGCCGGCTCTTGGGTATACGGGAGAATGTCATGGACAAATCCCGAACCCGGACTGGAAATGCCGTCTAATCTTGGGGTTTTTGGGCAGTTTGTCCAGGACAAAACAGATTGTGCCCGGTGGGGCTGACCCGGCCATCGTCGTCGCGGGTAGTCATGGGCAATTGTCGATCGCCTCGGTTGAGCGCGATACGGGCATACCAAAAGAGACCTTGAGGGTCTGGGAGCGGCGCTATGGCTTCCCGGCCCCTGTACGGGACGCCCAGGATGACAGGGTCTATTCAGCAGAAGATCTGGAAAAGCTCAGACTCATTCGTCGCCTGATCGCCGTTGGCCACCGCCCCGGCAAGATCCTGAATCTGGATCTGCAGGAACTGGTGGTCCTTTCCACTGACTCCGCCGGCACAGAGTCCGAGGAAGTACAGCATGCCCTGGGCCTTCTGGTGGATAATGATGTCGACAGGTTTGAGGCCTGGCTGGCGACAGCCCTGGGGCGTGACGGCCTGAAGAGCTTTGTCCTGACGACCGCTCCAGGTCTGACGGTCGCCGTTGGCGAGGCCTGGGCCAGGGGCAAGCTGCAAATCCATCATGAGCATGTTTTCAGCGAGATCATGACGCGTCTCCTGCGGACAGCGATCGCTGCGACGCCGCGCAAGGCCCGCGCCCCAAGGGTCCTGCTGACGACCTTTCCCCTTGAGCCTCATACCATCGGTCTCTTGATGGCCGAGGCCATGTTCGCGATCAGCGGCTGCGCCTGCATTAGCCTCGGGCCACAGACTCCTGTGCCCGACATCGCCCTGGCTGCGGGGGCCCACCGGGCAGACATAGTTGCGCTCTCGTTCTCAAAGACCCTTGCCGCCAATCGTGTGACACAGGGATTGATCGAACTTCGGGGCATGCTGCCGCAAACCGTTGCGATCTGGGCGGGAGGCGCCTCGGAAAGTCTTGGCCGGGTGAAATCCGCCGACATCCTGATCCTGAGGGACCTGGAAAAAATCCCTGAGGCCGTCAGCGCCTGGCGGGCGGCGCTTCAGTCCGCGTAG
- a CDS encoding acetyl-CoA acetyltransferase → MNDRTPIIIGVGQAAERPSDPNYRALSPADLAGEAALAAIADARAGGALAASIDTLAAIRQFEISTPGAKPPFGASNNFPRSVARRIGANPRRAILEITGGQGPQRLVGEFCAAIAEGQAETVLLVGSEAMSTVLHLQAKGETPDWSETVEGDMEDRGYGLDGMFTAALIKHRIRGAIPCYALFENARRGRVGKSREAYARDMGELFAPFSEVAAQNPFSAAPTARSAAELVEVTERNRIVADPFTRMLVARDQVNQAAAVLISSVGAARAMGVPEDRWVFLHGQGDANELTPMERPDLSASPQSIASARLALSLAGKSVSEIAIFDFYSCFPIAVFNMLDGLGLEPDDPRGLTLTGGLPYFGGAGNDYSMHAIAEAIGILRLRPGLFGLVGANGGMLSKYSTGIYSTQPADWTKPELRRGKVADAPVLGLEVEAASGAGRVETYTILPHRDGDVVVVIGRLADNDRRFAAMAEEGDLATLAESRSRDPLGRTILVRTDEQGFNRFCYAD, encoded by the coding sequence ATGAATGACCGTACCCCCATCATAATCGGTGTTGGCCAGGCTGCGGAGCGCCCTTCGGATCCGAACTACAGGGCCCTCTCTCCTGCGGACCTTGCTGGAGAAGCAGCCCTGGCCGCCATTGCCGACGCCAGGGCTGGCGGCGCGCTTGCGGCCTCGATCGATACCCTGGCCGCTATCCGGCAGTTCGAGATTTCAACGCCGGGCGCCAAGCCGCCCTTTGGCGCCTCCAATAACTTCCCCCGATCCGTGGCCCGGCGCATTGGCGCCAATCCCCGCCGCGCAATACTCGAGATCACGGGGGGGCAGGGCCCGCAGAGACTGGTTGGGGAATTCTGCGCCGCTATCGCTGAGGGCCAGGCTGAAACCGTCCTGCTGGTCGGATCTGAAGCCATGTCGACTGTGCTGCACCTGCAGGCCAAGGGTGAAACACCAGACTGGTCCGAGACGGTCGAAGGCGACATGGAAGATCGCGGCTATGGTCTGGACGGCATGTTCACGGCGGCGCTGATCAAGCACAGGATCCGGGGCGCCATTCCCTGCTATGCACTCTTCGAGAACGCGCGCCGGGGTCGGGTGGGCAAGTCCCGGGAGGCTTACGCCCGCGACATGGGCGAGCTTTTTGCGCCCTTCTCCGAAGTCGCGGCGCAGAATCCGTTCTCCGCAGCGCCCACCGCCAGAAGCGCCGCAGAACTTGTCGAAGTGACCGAGCGCAACAGGATCGTCGCCGATCCCTTCACCCGCATGCTGGTCGCCCGGGACCAGGTCAATCAGGCTGCTGCGGTGCTCATAAGTTCTGTCGGCGCCGCCCGGGCCATGGGCGTACCCGAAGATCGCTGGGTCTTTCTCCACGGACAGGGCGACGCCAATGAGCTCACGCCAATGGAGCGGCCAGACCTTTCGGCGAGCCCCCAGTCCATCGCCTCAGCCAGGCTGGCCCTCAGCCTTGCCGGGAAATCGGTTTCAGAGATCGCCATCTTCGACTTCTACAGCTGCTTTCCGATCGCGGTCTTCAACATGCTCGATGGCCTTGGCCTTGAACCGGATGATCCCCGGGGTCTGACCCTTACGGGCGGGCTCCCGTATTTTGGCGGCGCCGGAAATGACTATTCCATGCACGCCATCGCTGAGGCCATTGGCATACTTCGCCTGCGGCCAGGTCTGTTTGGGCTGGTTGGCGCCAATGGCGGTATGCTGTCCAAGTATTCCACCGGCATCTATTCCACGCAGCCTGCCGACTGGACAAAGCCGGAATTGCGCAGGGGCAAGGTCGCCGACGCCCCCGTTCTTGGGCTTGAAGTAGAAGCGGCCTCGGGCGCAGGGCGGGTCGAAACCTATACCATCCTGCCCCATCGTGACGGGGACGTGGTGGTGGTGATCGGGCGTCTGGCTGACAATGACCGACGCTTCGCCGCCATGGCCGAAGAAGGGGATCTGGCTACCCTGGCCGAGTCCCGGTCCCGCGATCCTCTCGGCCGAACCATTCTGGTGCGCACCGATGAGCAGGGTTTCAACCGCTTCTGCTACGCGGACTGA
- a CDS encoding transcriptional regulator: MDVALGAAVRIRRRTIGLSQEALANQCGVSFQQIQKYENGANRISFSRLVQIAKALRCRVVDLMDVLDAPGAEAQGEVDVLSRMRTPGALELLAAFEQLPQDSRSSLIGFMRSLTPMDHNPEP; encoded by the coding sequence ATGGACGTTGCGCTCGGCGCAGCCGTACGCATTCGTCGCCGAACCATCGGACTATCTCAGGAAGCTCTCGCCAATCAGTGCGGGGTCAGTTTTCAGCAGATCCAGAAATACGAAAACGGCGCCAACCGCATCTCGTTCTCACGCCTTGTACAGATCGCCAAGGCGCTGCGCTGTCGCGTGGTGGACCTTATGGACGTCCTTGATGCGCCCGGGGCCGAAGCCCAGGGCGAGGTCGATGTTCTGAGCCGCATGCGCACCCCTGGCGCCCTGGAACTGCTCGCGGCCTTTGAACAACTGCCGCAGGACTCGCGCTCGTCCCTGATCGGGTTCATGCGCAGCCTGACGCCCATGGACCACAACCCCGAGCCCTGA
- a CDS encoding thiol:disulfide interchange protein, protein MSQDHEAEKPKASPLKWALRGVAGIGVAAILYIIGQAVINPRQEMGIKSLAKGEMSKLVLPVSAGAPPATSFLDKDGKPTRIADFQGKVTVVNIWATWCAPCVLEMPTLDELAGAYKDKPVAVVAVSLDGDRQKDKAEAFIGRFANLAFYHDPKMKLPYALIPPSSAMPTTVIYGKDGVERGRIMGPAEWSSPDARAVIDKLLAE, encoded by the coding sequence ATGAGCCAGGATCACGAGGCGGAAAAACCCAAGGCCAGCCCTTTGAAGTGGGCCCTCCGGGGCGTCGCCGGGATCGGCGTCGCGGCCATTCTCTACATCATAGGGCAGGCCGTCATAAACCCCCGACAGGAAATGGGGATCAAGAGCCTCGCCAAGGGCGAGATGTCCAAGCTGGTCCTGCCCGTTTCAGCCGGGGCGCCGCCCGCCACGAGCTTCCTGGACAAGGACGGCAAGCCCACCCGGATCGCGGACTTCCAGGGCAAGGTTACGGTCGTGAATATCTGGGCCACTTGGTGCGCGCCCTGCGTTCTTGAGATGCCGACCCTCGACGAGCTTGCCGGCGCCTACAAGGACAAGCCTGTCGCTGTGGTGGCGGTGTCACTGGACGGGGACCGGCAGAAGGACAAGGCGGAGGCCTTTATCGGCAGGTTCGCGAACCTTGCCTTCTATCATGACCCGAAAATGAAGCTTCCCTACGCCCTGATTCCGCCGAGTTCGGCCATGCCGACGACAGTCATCTACGGCAAGGATGGCGTTGAGAGGGGCAGGATCATGGGGCCGGCCGAATGGTCCAGCCCGGACGCCAGGGCTGTCATCGACAAGCTCCTGGCCGAATAG